Genomic DNA from Triticum dicoccoides isolate Atlit2015 ecotype Zavitan chromosome 4B, WEW_v2.0, whole genome shotgun sequence:
TTACTTGCTCATGGCGACTATGTGCAGGAAGATGATCCCGGTGTAGGACGCCCTGACGAGTGAAGTCGGGGTGGAAGAAGGGCATGAAGGACACCTGGCTAAAAGGAATGATCTGATTTTTCCGGTATATAATTATGTAGTTTAAAAAATTACTGGGTGTACTTTTTATATATTATCACTACAATCTTTGAAGTTATATTTATATATACCATTTTATTTGAAAATAAGTTATAAATTAAAATTTCGGAATAGATTGGATGATGTTTCATGTGTCTGAATTGCATTTTAGGTCAAATAAGTCTGCTAGGTGCAGAGGAGCTATGACAAAAGTTGTTCAAAAACCAAATGAACTTTTTCTTCTTTCAGTAATGGAGATTGATCATGTATTAGAATGTGTCAGGTTTTGCAAGTTTGTGTTCTCCTATTGATAGCTCTATTTCCATCAGGTAtctcactctgtttgtggtctttttttCGGTTCATGAATACAAAATGAGCGTGAAGAGGTGAAGATACTGGCGTGAAGGAACCATGAGATGAGAACATGCTGAGAACAGTTCTATTGATGAACAATTGACCACTGTAATTATATACTAATGCAGCTGTTACAAGCTTTCTTTTTTATTTAAAATCTTTGTCACAACCTCTAAGATTTTCAGCCATCTCTTTATAGGTACTATAGGGAACTAATTTCTAAGTTACTGGTGTTGTCCCTTTTACTTTTCTACTCATACATTGTTGCTAATTTGGAGCAAGTACAGGAAATCTACTGACTCTGAGGTCGTTATTATGTAGtccagtttcttcatgcttgcattTGTCCATGTTTCTCTTCTATTTCCATCATTGAGAAGTTAAGATGTTGGTTTGGACGATATTCTGATGTTGTTAGTTACAGTAGGATATTCTGATATTTGTTGATCGTTTCCAGGCTAAGGTTCACTAGAAAATATATATTGGAACTACCAGCTATGATGCTAGACGATGATAATGGTTTACTCCTTTTGATGCGAGATGAGCTAATCAGGGTGCTTGATCTACAAGGTTAAGATGGTAGATGATTAAAAAGATTCTTTTGATCATAAAAGTACCCCAGAGTTTCTCTCACAACTAGAACAACCACATTACCAAAAATTTATTCAATTTGATTTCAGTTTGTTAGTGATGTTATTGTTTGTACTTATTTTGCCCGTGATGATTAGCGCCAATTTAtgagttttatatttaatttggtgATATTTTTCCCAGTCACCACAAGTTTGGTCTGGCAAATTGACGTTGCTTGTTTTTTGTTCAATCATCTCTTCTTTACCTAATGCAgattacaaatatattatctttcaTCTTCACATCGATTGCCAAGTCGACTGATGCATATTCTTGTCGGGTCTGGACCAAACTGAATGCAGATGTTAAGGTTGATGATACTACAGCGTCTCGATCATTGCCATTCAAGCATGTTTTTAAAGAGGAAAAAGAATCATGCAAAGCCTAAATATGACATGGTTACGGAGGTGTAATGGCCAGCCATGAGTTCGTGGCTGCAATGCGGTGTTTCCTTACTGCCAGGGGTGCCCATGGTCACAGATAAACTGAAATAACAGTAAGTGACACACTATATGTCTATATACTGTGCTCTCTATTGTGTATGTAAAAACTAAAAAGTGCTATTCAACTGAATGATAAGATGTGTCTTGTAGAGACGTGTGTGCACGTGCAAGGCTACTAGTCCCTATAAACATACACGCATGCTACCCgagtaaattgcacaaaaccaTCACTTTGAAGCCTAGATTTGCGAAAAACACTATAATACATTTATTTCGCAGAAAACACCATGTCTATAGTAATCTTTTTGCAGATAACACTAATCGGTGGCTTTGGCTCGGTTGACCAcgtttatgacagatggggcccgttAGTTAGGTTGACGTGACATCGCTAAACACCTGGCATGTAACGGCGACGCTGGGTAACTTTGTGAACATGTGTGGAGCCCTGTGGAGTCCACCTGTCActgaaagaaaataaaaatgaatgccttttttgttttgcttgccttaTCTTCACCAACGAGTCGCTCGTCTCGCCCCGGccgaggcagaggccgccgccggtGTCGCCGTACTGAGACGGAGCTGAGTTGCAGTCATTCCTCGGGAGGTGCACCTGCCTCGGCGCCGGCGAGCCCCGCATGCCGGATGGTGCCTCGCGAAGTGTGTGCGGACGCAGGTCTCGGAGACGACGTCGAACCAGGCCTCCATGGGCGCCGCCGCCCACCAACAACGAGATTCCAGCCGCCGTTATATGTGCGACCTGTAGCTGGTCTCGGCCGTCCCGAGCCTTCGCGGGCAGGAGTCGGGGCGCCCCGACCGCATCGGCATCTCCCAGGCCGCGCAAGCGAGCTCCAGGCAGCGCCGGGAATCGGGATCCCTGCGCCCTCGCGAGCCACGTGAGGCCTCCACCGGCGAGGGAGGTGTGGCTAGGTGCACCAGGTAAGCTCCAGCTCACTGGGGAGCTCCTCAAATCTTCAAATCCACCACCGCCCGTCCTGCCCCCGGCCGAGACAGAGCCCGCCATCGCCGTTGCCGCACCGAGGCAGAGGCCGCCGTTCGTCCGCCCTCGGTAGAGGCAGAGGCCTCGCCGACGCCAGTGCTCCCATGCGGATGCCATCCTTGAGCATGGCCGCCCCATCCCGGCGCCACCGTCCTCGCCgtctgttagactatgtatagcttctgtacttatgtacgtatattgtacgtattgtaacacatccattatatataatgagataagccacccctagagggttgtgctggttcccccaaaacttattgtcttacatggtatcacgctaggttacgatcgcttccgcttccaaaccctaatacccgcaccgccgccgcagccgccgccgccttcaccgccgccatgtcgagcgccgccaccaccggttccactgctgcggggttcctcccggcctctcttgcggctctgctcaacctcccgctcgatgccgtcgccgttccggctccgatcgggaccaggagcatcggctccgtctactctacgccgccggcgccctcgcttgggcgcgacctcgtggtccacaccgcggcgccgccgtccgctgcggactccgcgggcatcgtcccgccgctcctgccgcaagcggatcacaccgccccgctggcggggttggcggcgtccgccccgNNNNNNNNNNNNNNNNNNNNNNNNNNNNNNNNNNNNNNNNNNNNNNNNNNNNNNNNNNNNNNNNNNNNNNNNNNNNNNNNNNNNNNNNNNNNNNNNNNNNNNNNNNNNNNNNNNNNNNNNNNNNNNNNNNNNNNNNNNNNNNNNNNNNNNNNNNNNNNNNNNNNNNNNNNNNNNNNNNNNNNNNNNNNNNNNNNNNNNNNNNNNNNNNNNNNNNNNNNNNNNNNNNNNNNNNNNNNNNNNNNNNNNNNNNNNNNNNNNNNNNNNNNNNNNNNNNNNNNNNNNNNNNNNNNNNNNNNNNNNNNNNNNNNNNNNNNNNNNNNNNNNNNNNNNNNNNNNNNNNNNNNNNNNNNNNNNNNNNNNNNNNNNNNNNNNNNNNNNNNNNNNNNNNNNNNNNNNNNNNNNNNNNNNNNNNNNNNNNNNNNNNNNNNNNNNNNNNNNNNNNNNNNNNNNNNNNNNNNNNNNNNNNNNNNNNNNNNNNNNNNNNNNNNNNNNNNNNNNNNNNNNNNNNNNNNNNNNNNNNNNNNNNNNNNNNNNNNNNNNNNNNNNNNNNNNNNNNCGctgccggcgccctcgcttgggcgcgacctcgtggtccacaccgcggcgccgccgtccgctgcggactccgcgggcatcgtcccgccgctcctgccgcaagcggatcacaccgccccgctggcggggttggcggcgtccgccccggccgcgggccttgcggcgtccgacccggccgcgagctttgcggcgtccgccctggctgcggtcccgcctcctcccgcatcggcttcggtgcctccggctgcctccatggtgtttgcaccccaggcagccccctcgatgggatcgtcttcgccgccgccgtttcacttcggtcatctcatcaccatcaagctctccgccgacaactacatcttctggcgtgcgcaggttctcccgctcttggggagtcactacctgctaggctacgtcgacggatcgcttccctgcccacccgcactggtagacagcgtgcacggtccggtctacaatccggcccatcgcgtctggacggggcaggaccaggcgaacctctcctccatccaggggtcgctctcgccggcagttgccggacttgttgtcttcgcgaagacgtctcatgaggcctggaccatccttgagcgaacctttgccgcgcagtcccaggctcgtgtctctgcactccgtcgtcagcttggagagtgtcagaagcttgactccactgccactgagttctacaacaaggtcaagggcctcgccgacacattggcctccattggacagcccctcaccgactccgagttcaactcgtttattgtcaatgatcttgatgaggagtatgatgccttagtcgagatcatcaacgagcggggtaactcgacacccatgctggcacacgaggttttctctcggctccttctcactgagcaacgggtcgagacacgccgctccaggggcactggctccctctcggccaacgccgccaccaagggtggccgctcttcttcatcaccccggtctcctttggggctgccaccgtcgcccgcctcggccccccacctactgcgaccttaccgggggctggcggtccacgtgtgtgccagctttgtggccgcgatgggcactgggcctccaagtgtcataagcgcttccagtgaagcttccttggtcttggcaatgacggcaaagatacacgcaacaatgcccgtcaggtcgccatggctgatcgtcccgcgccgcagaagcaatagggacacactcagtcctactccatcgatccacactggtacatggactctggggggacagagcatctgaccagcgagatggggaagcttcacactcgtgaaccctatcatggctccgacaagatccacaccgccaatggagcaggtatgcacatctctcatattggtcaagcatctcttctcactagacatgccaataggagtcttcagcttcgcaatgttcttcgagttccatctgtgacccgtaatcttctttcagttcctaaactcacacgtgataataatatgctttgtgaatttcacccttttgatctttttattaaggatcgaggcacgagggacattcttcttagtgggtggttgtgccagggcctctaccgtctggagcatcctggcgtcgcccgtgttttcagtggagttcgggtctctccgtcacagtggcatgctcgtcttggtcacccggccacacctattgtctgtcatattttgcgtcgtcatgagcttcctagtttgtctagtaataaagatgtagcagtgtgtgatgcttgtcagcaggggaagagtcatcaacttcctttttcggagtccagtcgtgaggtgaaacatcctttagaacttgtgttttcagatgtatggggtcctgctcagacttctgtcagtggtcataattactatatcagtttcgttgatgcttatagtcgttttacctggctttaccttattaaacgcaaatctgatgtgtttgatatttttgttcagtttcaaaaacatgttgaacgtcttctcaagcacaaaactgttcatgtccagtcggactgggggggggggggcgagtatcgcaacctcaactccttctttcagtcgcttgggatagctcatcgtttagcatgtccacatacacatcagcagaatggttcagtcgaacgtaagcatcgtcattttgttgaagctggtcttactcttttggcccatgcatctgttccgtttcggttttggagtgatgctttcaccactgcatgctttctcatcaaccgtactcccactcgtgttttaaacatgaagactcccattgaggttctccttaatgaacaacctgattatacctttttcaaggtatttgggtgtgcttgctggccgcatcttcgtccatataataagcgcaggcttgagtttcgttctaagaagtgtgtttttcttggctatagctctcttcataaaggttacaaatgtcttcatgttcccactaatcgtatctatatatctcgggacgtcgtgtttgatgagcatgtttttccctttgccaaacttcctgtgtccactgtcgaaccaccatctctgcattcatcctctgttgcttctgaccaatttgatgatgttgcatactctcctttgctgttacctaaccatggtgcaggaaccggacgtggggctcgtttggagctgttggaggattcaccatcatcatcgccgccttctgatgggcacgtcgatcgccctatgttgcatggcatcgattcgcgtgcccatgcatggtcacccgacgagcccgtcgcgccgagcatctccactgctcggtctgctacgccagcgaccgccgagtctccagcggctcggccttcttcgccagcggccgccgagtcttcagcggctcggcctgtcacgccgtcttcgcccgcggctcggcccgtcacgccatcttcgcctgcagctcgggtccgcgacgccgtcctcacgtcgccttcatccgcggatcggcccgcaacaccggccgcgccacggcccactatgccgggctcgccatcggcccggtctgtgacgccggcgtcgccagctgcttcgtctgctctgccggtttcgccggtgggccggccttcttcgccgaccgagcccgaggctactgtgtctggctcctcgtcaccggctgactcgtcaacgtcgccgtcctccagcccgttgcaggctgctccgtcgacctcggtggttcctgtgtcccgaccacatacacgcagtcgcagtggcattttcaaacctaaggaacgtaaggatggtacggttgcttggttggctgcttgtttggctgctgctgttgcggatccatcttctgagcctcgctcatatcaggctgccctgcgcattccacattggcgagaggctatggagcaggagtttcatgctcttcttcgtaacaagacatggactctcgtccctccaccaccacgggtaaatgttattgactcaaaatgggtattcaaagtgaagaagcattcggatggatctattgagcgttacaaagcgcgacttgttgctcgcggttttcggcagcgccatggtcttgactatgaggacaccttcagtcctgtcgtcaagcctaccactattcggcttcttctctccattgctgtttctcgtggttggtcacttcgtcaacttgatgtgcagaatgcttttctacatggatttttggaggaagaggtttatatgaaacagccgcccggtttctctgatcctgatcgtcctgactatatctgtcgtctctccaaagcactatatggtttgaagcaagctcctcgtgcctggcatgcccgccttgcctctgcccttcgtgctcatgggtttgtgccgtccactgctgacacttcattatttcttctacagaagccagaagtcactatgtatcttttggtatatgtcgatgatattatccttgtcagctcttctcagtatgctgctgatgctcttgtctgctctcttggtgctgattttgcggtcaaagatcttgggaagcttcactactttcttagagttgaggtcacttctcgtgctactggtcttgtccttacgcagaagaagtactccttggagttgttacaaagagcgggcatgctgaagtgcaaaccgaccaccacacccatgtcgtctaccgacaagataacagctgttgatggtgagcttttgtctcctgcggatgccacagaatacaggagcattgttggtggacttcagtacttgacgatcacgagaccagatatctcttatgctgttaacagggtttgtcagtatcttcaggctcccagagatactcattgggctgctgttaaacgcattcttcgttatgttcagttcaccctgacatttggtatgcatattcggccgacttcctctcgggtcctttcggccttctctgatgcagattgggctggtagcccagatgacaggcgatccacggggggttatgcagtattctttggccctaatttgatcgcctggagtgctcggaaacaggctactgtgtcacgtagcagtactgaagctgagtacaaggctgtggctaatgctactgcagagattatttgggtgcagtctttgcttcaggagttgggtttgtctcaaccacaacctcctattctttggtgtgataacatcggtgctacatacctttctgcaaatccagtatttcatgcccgaacgaaacacattgaagttgactatcactttgtacgggaacgtgtatcacagaagcaactccagatcaagtttatctcatctaaggatcaacttgcagacatcttcactaagcctttacctctgccacagtttgaggcttgtaggcgcaatcttacccttctcagttctttagaaagtggctaagattgaaggagggtgttagactatgtatagcttctgtacttatgtacgtatattgtacgtattgtaacacatccattatatataatgagataagccacccctagagggttgtgctggctcccccaaaacttattgtcttacaccgTCCTTGACCTTTGTCACCTGGCTAAGGCTCGCGACGGCAGCCTTTGTCCGCCGGCCGTGGACAACACGCaaagtgttcgatggaatgccaaaGAGAGGCTTGTTAGGCTGACAAGCGGGCCTCACATCTAGCAAACGATTTCATGTAACGCTGTGTGAAATTGGTGCCATGTCAGCCTCACTGGCGGGCCTCATCTGTCATAAACTCACTTAACTAAGACAGATCCGCCGATCAGTGTTTTCTGCAAAAACATTACTGAAGACATGATgttttctgaaaaaaaaatgtATTGCAGTGTTTTTTGCAAACCTAGCCTTCAAAGTGATGGATTCGTGCAATTTACCCCATGCTACCCCTATAAGCACCTCCGAGAGACCGAGTCGGCACATCATTTGTGATTGTCGAACTCACCACAAACGCCTTCATAATCGACAAAAGCGTCTTCTTCCCATTGAATCCACATCATCGAAAGActtaaaataaattcagaaaaatgcaaACCCCAATGTCAAAGTTTAGAACTTGAATTCCGATAGATTAAAGATATCATGGTCCttctaaccatccaatcacaaATTTTGGTTTGCTCTCTTCACCGTGATTGTTCAAGATTACAATGTCTAAATCTCATGGCAATGTTTTCTTAATTAATATAATCACACAAAAATCTCTTCGATCGCTAATGATACATACTGCGACGTTCCATCGACACGACAAAACCGCAGAGCGAACCGAGCACGATCGACGGCCGTCATCACCCGGCAAATGTCTCCGCCGGCGATGCGGCACCACCGTTCCCCGGCTGCTGCCGCTCGAACTCCTGCACGAGCTCAGCGTCCACGTTCTCCGCGGGCTCCCACGTCGCCTCCTCGGTGTCCACCCACTTGACGAGGTACTCCCActtgccgtccccgtcgccgtccgcCGCTTGCCTCCTGTCCAGGACGGCCTCCGCGACGCCGTACTCCAGCCCGGCCTCGAAGTCCTTCACCAGGTCCTCCGCCACCCACGGCGCTTTCACCCACTCCCGGTCGCCGCCGTCGCGCCACTCCACCAGGTACTCCCGCCACTTGCCCTCGCCGCGCCCGTCCACCACCTTCTCCACCTCGCCCCACTCGTACACCGCCTTCTCCAgctccttcgcggccgcctcgagcGCCTGTCGCCGCTCGAACGCCGCTGGGACGCCCTTGGGCGTCGCGGCCAGCACCTCCTGCACCAGCTCCAGCGGCGTCCGGCCCTTCCCGTCGGGGCCCTCCGCGTCGGCGCCCAGCTCCAGCAGCGCGCGCACGCCCGTCGCGCGGCCGTACCCCGCCGCGATGTGCAGCGGCGTCAGCCCTCCGCCGGCGCGCTCCGCGTGGCCCACGTCCGCCCCCGCCTCCGCGAGCAAGCGCAGGCACTCCTCCGACCCGAGCCCCGCCGCGAAGTGCATCGCCGTGCGCCCCTGCGCGTCCTCGGCGTCCGGGTCCCGCCGCAGCGCCTCGTCCGCCAGCAGCGCGCCCAGCGCATCCGCATCGGCCTTCTTGGCGGCATCCCACCACGGCGTCTCGTACTCCGCCACCACGTCCGCGGCTATCGCCTCCGCCGGGATCCAGGTCGGCTCGTGCCCGTCTTTCCACTCGACGAGGTACTCCGTGGCGGTGACGGTGGTGGCCGAGCCGTCCTCTGCGAACACCGCGTTCTTGACGGTTCGACTGGAGACGATGCGGTCCACCTCTCCGTACCCCtcctcgtcttcttcatcgccCCCCTTGCTTGCTGCCGCGGTTCTTGGGTTGGTCTGGTCCTGGAACagcgcggcggcgaggcggcgcttggGGACGCGAGGACGGCGAGGGACCGTGATGGAGAGGTACTGGGTTCTGTGAGCAGCTGGGTTCGGGGCTTTGAGGCGGGAAAGGGATGGATGTCGcaggacggcctccattggggcgggAGGAGGCTTGTGGCCGGTGACTGATGCGCGCGTgtggaggaggaagatgatgggtCTGGTTGAGAGGATAAGGCGATGGGGGTTCTGAATTTTCCAGGAAAATCTGAGCTGTTCATCATGCAATGAACGGTAGAGATAATTTGTTAATTATCTTAAGGTTTTTTAGCTTGAAGGTGTTGCGTTTTATTCAGGGCGAGCGCTACGCGCCAGCCAGCTGATCCAGGGATCTGCCGCCTCGCCAGCGGCCCGATTGAACCACGCGTAACCGTCAGATGTAACTCTAACTACTTCGTTGTGTCGTCCCCCTCGCTCGCATTGGCAAATACTTTGACGACACAATATGTTGCAAACTCAGCGAAAAACCTTCGCTTGCAGCACCCTCCTCGTTCCCTCTTGCGCACGTCGTCGACAACAATCGGAGCGTGGGTGGGTCGCCCCATGTAGAAGCTAACGACACCTTGCAGCACCCCGCACAGATAGCGGCGCCGCCGCCAATGTTCACAGCAGGGCGTGTGTTGCTTGTAGTAGCA
This window encodes:
- the LOC119291880 gene encoding probable signal recognition particle 43 kDa protein, chloroplastic, with the protein product MEAVLRHPSLSRLKAPNPAAHRTQYLSITVPRRPRVPKRRLAAALFQDQTNPRTAAASKGGDEEDEEGYGEVDRIVSSRTVKNAVFAEDGSATTVTATEYLVEWKDGHEPTWIPAEAIAADVVAEYETPWWDAAKKADADALGALLADEALRRDPDAEDAQGRTAMHFAAGLGSEECLRLLAEAGADVGHAERAGGGLTPLHIAAGYGRATGVRALLELGADAEGPDGKGRTPLELVQEVLAATPKGVPAAFERRQALEAAAKELEKAVYEWGEVEKVVDGRGEGKWREYLVEWRDGGDREWVKAPWVAEDLVKDFEAGLEYGVAEAVLDRRQAADGDGDGKWEYLVKWVDTEEATWEPAENVDAELVQEFERQQPGNGGAASPAETFAG